In a single window of the Roseiconus lacunae genome:
- a CDS encoding sulfotransferase family protein: MTTAPIIQPFAVIVGAQKGGTSTLFSTLAKHPLIEIPRDRSTGKVFKEINFFNDHFARGAAWYLGHFSAIDKVALDASPNYFCDPLAHQRLFELMPEARLIVSLRNPIDRAFSQFNHYRQMLPGTLHWDWRRPGKSFAENVRAEVKTPFPHWQGLIGRGMYAAQLRSLLQFFSRDQLHVIALEQWCVEPIAETCRLLKFLGLPEAELELQTCHVREYGSEQIDDFTRNQLWRLYQPQLNELVDLVGIDHLDRLWGF, encoded by the coding sequence ATGACGACTGCCCCCATCATCCAGCCTTTCGCTGTCATCGTCGGAGCACAAAAGGGCGGTACGTCGACGCTGTTTTCCACGCTCGCCAAGCACCCTTTGATCGAGATTCCTCGAGACCGATCGACGGGCAAAGTATTCAAGGAAATCAACTTCTTTAACGACCACTTCGCACGTGGGGCGGCATGGTATCTAGGGCACTTTTCGGCGATCGACAAAGTCGCGCTCGATGCTTCGCCCAACTACTTCTGCGATCCACTCGCGCATCAACGACTTTTTGAATTGATGCCCGAGGCCCGATTAATTGTTTCGTTGCGTAACCCGATCGACCGTGCCTTCAGTCAATTCAATCACTACCGACAGATGCTGCCGGGGACCCTGCACTGGGATTGGAGGCGTCCGGGAAAGTCGTTCGCCGAGAATGTCCGAGCAGAGGTGAAGACGCCATTCCCACATTGGCAAGGCTTGATCGGCCGTGGAATGTATGCTGCTCAACTTCGATCGCTACTTCAGTTCTTTAGCCGCGATCAACTGCACGTCATCGCCCTAGAGCAATGGTGCGTTGAGCCGATTGCGGAGACGTGTCGCCTTTTGAAGTTCCTTGGGCTGCCGGAAGCAGAGCTTGAACTCCAAACCTGTCATGTTCGCGAGTACGGCTCAGAGCAAATCGACGACTTCACCCGAAATCAGCTTTGGCGACTCTATCAGCCGCAACTGAATGAACTCGTTGATCTGGTAGGTATCGACCATCTCGATCGTCTTTGGGGATTTTGA